One genomic segment of Trichoplusia ni isolate ovarian cell line Hi5 chromosome 5, tn1, whole genome shotgun sequence includes these proteins:
- the LOC113494430 gene encoding nucleolar protein 9: MSEENVDNNPNKKRSRKKRKNFLANAKKYAKKGQMGRGCRIPEELYQYFVGILDVMKQGIEDKEERQSLVNNVLDRTKDEELNVIGNQLGCRVIELLLPFASPEDLERYMEVVSPELRKLCSDNFTSHVIETLLRVSCERATEHLQTSPEETKEEEEVPKKKRKVEKTEPKYEQEHIQKCHEFTLKISKYALNNLEEFVWDKTANYILRSVVKCLSGITLLPGEKPKVNIFKQTVDDGKGIPPHTNTMTYKAIPEEFKPLVKDFVTRLSSWPQFKDLPFQNTTSGLLQVLLYAIKNVDKNATKEILRDLLDKCFAPEDWVAEGDDDKKEVKDGDGNPAVSSDLPPVFQSEAAVRLLEAALFVSKKKTYTQIYARCFINRLGQLAAMPMLNYTVQRLIDNCDVKEEFEPMFEELSDKLGALLACGNTGVLVALAKACLRLKAKQAQYINSLETALKCSSPDLQKYFSVLCLRLLPADRVDLTTLDKEYFINVHGSVILQCILDFQRPAKAVQGLLELTPEQLIVILCDAKGCHVGDALARGQCVGVKARDKLIWRLKGYYQKIALSQYGSRAFEQIFQVASPEQKIKIMTELADKSNLLNSTTYGRLIATKLDVATFKLSQKKWEESWKKKEKENK; encoded by the exons ATGAGCGAAGAAAATGTGGATAACAATCCTAATAAAAAGAGGTCGCGAAAGAAACGTAAGAACTTCTTGGCAAACGCTAAGAAATATGCGAAAAAGGGCCAGATGGGACGCGGGTGTCGGATTCCTGAAGAATTATACCAATACTTTGTTGGCATCCTCGATGTCATGAAACAGGGCATCGAAGACAAGGAAGAGAGAC AAAGTTTGGTCAACAATGTATTAGATCGGACAAAAGACGAAGAATTAAACGTAATTGGTAATCAGCTTGGCTGCAGGGTCATAGAACTGTTACTCCCATTCGCCTCCCCTGAAGATCTGGAGAGGTACATGGAAGTTGTATCACCGGAACTCCGTAAACTGTGTTCCGATAACTTTACCAGCCATGTCATAGAGACATTATTAAGAGTGTCTTGTGAAAGAGCTACAGAACATTTACAAACCAGTCCTGAGGAGACAAAGGAAGAAGAAGAGGTTCCTAAAAAGAAGCGTAAAGTAGAAAAAACAGAACCGAAGTATGAACAAGAACACATACAAAAATGTCATGAATTCACACTAAAAATCTCCAAATACGCACTAAATAACCTAGAAGAGTTTGTTTGGGACAAAACCGCAAATTATATTCTGCGTAGTGTAGTAAAATGTTTAAGTGGCATCACATTACTGCCTGGAGAGAAACCTAAGGtcaacatatttaaacaaacagtTGACGATGGGAAAGGAATACCGCCGCATACCAACACAATGACGTACAAAGCGATTCCTGAAGAGTTCAAACCTTTAGTCAAGGACTTCGTAACCCGTTTATCATCATGGCCTCAATTTAAAGACTTGCCGTTCCAAAACACAACATCAGGTCTTCTCCAAGTATTGTTGTATGCTATTAAAAATGTTGACAAGAATGCTACGAAGGAGATTCTACGGGATCTATTGGACAAGTGCTTTGCCCCTGAGGATTGGGTGGCTGAAGGTGATGATGATAAGAAGGAGGTGAAGGATGGTGATGGCAATCCTGCGGTGTCAAGTGATTTGCCACCAGTATTTCAATCAGAAGCTGCTGTGAG GCTACTGGAAGCGGCTCTCTTCGTGTCCAAGAAGAAGACCTACACGCAGATCTACGCGCGCTGCTTCATCAACCGGCTGGGGCAGCTGGCCGCCATGCCCATGCTCAACTACACCGTGCAGAGGCTCATCGATAACTGTGATGTTAAGGAAGAG TTCGAGCCTATGTTTGAGGAGCTCTCCGACAAGCTGGGCGCGCTGCTGGCGTGCGGCAACACCGGCGTGCTGGTCGCGCTCGCCAAGGCCTGTCTCAGGCTCAAGGCCAAGCAGGCGCAGTATATCAAT AGTCTAGAGACCGCTCTGAAGTGTTCATCCCCGGACCTCCAGAAGTACTTCTCAGTGCTGTGCCTCCGCCTGCTGCCGGCAGACCGCGTCGACCTCACTACCCTGGATAAGGAGTACTTCATCAACGTCCACGGATCTGTTATACTTCAGTGTATACTTGATTTTCAG CGTCCAGCAAAAGCAGTCCAAGGTCTTCTGGAGTTGACTCCGGAGCAGCTGATAGTGATCCTGTGCGACGCTAAGGGTTGTCACGTGGGCGACGCGCTCGCGAGGGGGCAGTGCGTCGGAGTGAAGGCGCGGGACAAGCTTATATGGCGGCTTAAG GGTTACTACCAGAAGATAGCGCTTTCCCAATATGGATCAAgagctttcgaacaaatattcCAAGTGGCCTCACCTGAGCAAAAGATCAAGATCATGACAGAGCTAGCAGACAAGAGCAACCTCCTGAACAGCACGACCTACGGGAGACTCATCGCTACGAAACTAGATGTCGCCACTTTCAAACTGTCGCAAAAGAAGTGGGAGGAGAGTTGGAAGAAGAAAgagaaggaaaataaatag
- the LOC113494431 gene encoding uncharacterized protein LOC113494431 isoform X1 yields the protein MKITLLLLAACCALALATPIQTQREKQDVLVNRPRFDALGTKQKRDMIGGVKGGMPPRPLSAIPLEYQVTKGEYVCGDKICKLTPGVEPPGCNGMCQYPL from the exons ATGAAGATCACA CTCTTACTCCTGGCTGCGTGCTGCGCGCTGGCGCTGGCGACACCGATTCAGACACAACGGGAGAAGCAGGATGTGCTGGTTAACCGGCCGCGCTTCGACGCGCTCGGGACAAAGCAGAAGCGGGACATGATCGGGGGTGTTAAGGGGGGAATGCCTCCTAGAC CACTTTCAGCTATACCTTTAGAGTACCAAGTGACGAAGGGTGAATACGTGTGCGGCGACAAAATCTGCAAACTGACGCCCGGAGTCGAACCCCCGGGCTGCAACGGAATGTGCCAATACCCTTTATAA
- the LOC113494431 gene encoding uncharacterized protein LOC113494431 isoform X2 — protein sequence MKITLLLLAACCALALATPIQTQREKQDVLVNRPRFDALGTKQKRDMIGGVKGGMPPRPIPLEYQVTKGEYVCGDKICKLTPGVEPPGCNGMCQYPL from the exons ATGAAGATCACA CTCTTACTCCTGGCTGCGTGCTGCGCGCTGGCGCTGGCGACACCGATTCAGACACAACGGGAGAAGCAGGATGTGCTGGTTAACCGGCCGCGCTTCGACGCGCTCGGGACAAAGCAGAAGCGGGACATGATCGGGGGTGTTAAGGGGGGAATGCCTCCTAGAC CTATACCTTTAGAGTACCAAGTGACGAAGGGTGAATACGTGTGCGGCGACAAAATCTGCAAACTGACGCCCGGAGTCGAACCCCCGGGCTGCAACGGAATGTGCCAATACCCTTTATAA
- the LOC113494432 gene encoding protein CBFA2T3 — protein MEAKVKEEVADKDYTPPTSTERRKSTTVPKEHRSPEQEEARSSPTPGPPSPQPNGTAAALSSTESLSPPLAEGSRSAPALQRLRRFLSALQQFATDVGADTGERVRQLIHNLVSGTLNIEEFQAGVQECTNYPLRASVPGFLRALLPLAQRDLHARARRAKQTPLQYIRSHEHLILESGGDSSDIFAPHAPAADTGVKRRASDPFYDAQTNGSHEEYPPQAKRSSLFLNPSPFLYPLPSNASLFDYGHPYHPYHGNQEGGFERRDGGITVRDVSSMNASFSEPRGLPAPAGLLKTDDEWKNINTMLNCILSMVEKTKRALAILQQRGVEPTESNDIKRAASEILAAAVRQTEERVAEVRRRAEDAVNQVKRQALLELQRAVGAAESKALELVAAERGKPERRHSPPPGRELSPNGSSQQNCCWNCGRKAQETCSGCNAARYCGAFCQHKDWENHHQVCSGRDQKPTALRTSPPTTQPSLPKPLTRATTPSATTTTPLPDSRLSLTTLNTAERLLGNERPERITLATLSTAQGLIGIGKK, from the exons CAACCACAGTCCCGAAGGAGCACCGCTCCCCTGAGCAGGAGGAGGCGCGCTCGTCACCCACGCCGGGGCCGCCCAGCCCGCAGCCAAACGGCACTGCAG CAGCCCTTTCCTCCACGGAGTCCCTCTCCCCCCCGCTGGCGGAGGGCTCCCGCTCGGCTCCCGCGCTGCAGCGCCTGCGCAGGTTCCTGTCAGCGCTGCAGCAGTTCGCCACGGATGTGGGGGCTGACACAGGGGAGAGGGTGCGACAGCTCATACACAACCTTGTG TCGGGCACGCTGAACATCGAGGAGTTCCAGGCCGGAGTCCAGGAGTGCACCAACTACCCGCTGCGCGCGTCCGTGCCCGGCTTCctgcgcgcgctgctgccgctCGCGCAGAGAGACCTGCACGCCAGGGCTAGGAGAGCTAAACAG ACCCCGCTACAGTACATCAGATCACACGAGCACTTGATCTTGGAGTCCGGAGGCGACAGTAGCGACATCTTCGCGCCGCACGCGCCTGCCGCAGACACCGGAGTCAAACGGCGAGCCAGCGACCC GTTCTACGACGCTCAGACCAACGGCTCCCACGAGGAGTACCCGCCACAAGCCAAGCGCTCCAGCCTCTTTCTGAACCCGTCGCCCTTCCTATAcccgttgcctagcaacgccAGCCTGTTTGATTACGGACACCCCTACCATCCCTACCATGGAAACCAGGAAGGTGGCTTCGAGAGGAGAGATG GGGGCATAACAGTCCGCGACGTGTCATCTATGAACGCGTCATTCTCTGAGCCGCGGGGGCTGCCCGCGCCCGCCGGCCTGCTGAAGACGGACGACGAGTGGAAGAACATCAACACCATGCTCAACTGCATCCTCAGCATGGTGGAGAAGACGAAGCGGGCGCTAGCTATACTCCAGCAGAGAG GTGTAGAGCCCACAGAGAGTAATGACATAAAGCGCGCGGCGAGTGAGATCTTGGCGGCCGCGGTGAGGCAGACGGAGGAGCGCGTCGCCGAGGTGCGGAGACGAGCGGAGGATGCCGTCAACCAG GTGAAGCGGCAGGCGCTGCTGGAGCTGCAGCGCGCGGTGGGCGCGGCGGAGAGCAAGGCGCTGGAGCTGGTGGCGGCCGAGCGCGGCAAGCCCGAGCGCCGCCACTCGCCGCCGCCGGGCCGCGAGCTCAGCCCCAACGGTAGCTCACAGCAGAAC TGTTGCTGGAACTGCGGGCGCAAGGCTCAGGAGACGTGCTCCGGCTGCAACGCGGCGCGCTACTGCGGAGCCTTCTGCCAGCACAAGGACTGGGAGAACCACCACCAG GTATGCAGCGGGCGCGACCAGAAGCCCACCGCCCTGCGCACCTCGCCGCCCACCACACAGCCCTCCCTCCCGAAGCCTCTCACACGAGCTACCACACCCAGCGCCACCACCACCACGCCGCTACCAGACTCTCGCCTCTCCCTCACCACGCTGAACACTGCGGAGCGGTTGCTAGGCAACGAGAGGCCGGAGAGGATAACACTAGCTACGCTCTCCACAGCTCAAGGGTTGATTGGGATAGGGAAGAAATGA